From a single Diceros bicornis minor isolate mBicDic1 chromosome 6, mDicBic1.mat.cur, whole genome shotgun sequence genomic region:
- the CNNM2 gene encoding metal transporter CNNM2 isoform X3, protein MIGCGACEPEVKMAGGQAVAALPTWKMAARRSLSARGRWVLQAAGRLLPLLLLSCCCGAGGCAAAGENEETVIIGLRLEDTNDVSFMEGGALRVSERTRVKLRVYGQNINNETWSRIAFTEHERQRHSPGERGLGGPAPPEPDSGPQRCGIRTSDIIILPHIVLNRRTSGIIEIEIKPLRKMEKSKSYYLCTSLSTPALGAGGPASAGGTVGGKGGSGVAGLPPPPWAETTWIYHDGEDTKMIVGEEKKFLLPFWLQVIFISLLLCLSGMFSGLNLGLMALDPMELRIVQNCGTEKEKNYAKRIEPVRRQGNYLLCSLLLGNVLVNTTLTILLDDIAGSGLVAVVVSTIGIVIFGEIVPQAICSRHGLAVGANTIFLTKFFMMMTFPASYPVSKLLDCVLGQEIGTVYNREKLLEMLRVTDPYNDLVKEELNIIQGALELRTKTVEDVMTPLRDCFMITGEAILDFNTMSEIMESGYTRIPVFEGERSNIVDLLFVKDLAFVDPDDCTPLKTITKFYNHPLHFVFNDTKLDAMLEEFKKEHTNKKLQVLQH, encoded by the coding sequence ATGATTGGCTGTGGCGCTTGTGAACCCGAAGTAAAGATGGCGGGCGGGCAGGCAGTCGCCGCACTGCCCACTTGGAAGATGGCCGCGCGCCGCAGCCTCAGCGCCCGCGGCCGGTGGGTTCTGCAGGCGGCGGGGCGGCTACTGCCGCTGCTACTGCTGAGCTGCTGCTGCGGCGCGGGCGGCTGCGCAGCGGCGGGCGAGAACGAGGAGACGGTGATCATCGGGTTGCGGCTGGAGGACACGAACGACGTGTCGTTCATGGAAGGGGGGGCGCTGCGGGTGAGCGAGCGGACCCGGGTCAAGCTGCGGGTGTACGGGCAGAACATCAACAACGAGACGTGGTCCCGCATCGCCTTCACCGAGCACGAGCGGCAGCGCCACAGCCCCGGCGAGCGCGGGCTGGGGGGCCCGGCGCCGCCAGAGCCGGACAGCGGCCCCCAGCGCTGCGGCATCCGTACCTCAGATATCATCATCTTGCCCCATATCGTTCTCAACCGCCGTACATCGGGCATCATTGAGATCGAGATCAAACCGCTGCGCAAGATGGAGAAGAGCAAGTCCTATTACCTGTGCACGTCGCTCTCCACGCCCGCCCTGGGCGCCGGCGGCCCGGCGTCCGCGGGTGGCACTGTCGGAGGCAAGGGCGGCTCCGGGGTGGCCGGGCTCCCGCCGCCCCCGTGGGCTGAGACCACCTGGATTTACCACGACGGCGAGGACACCAAGATGATCGTGGGCGAGGAGAAGAAGTTCCTGCTGCCCTTCTGGCTGCAGGTGATCTTCATTTCGCTGCTCCTGTGCCTGTCCGGCATGTTCAGCGGCCTCAACCTGGGGCTCATGGCCCTGGACCCGATGGAGCTGCGCATCGTGCAGAACTGCGGCACggagaaggagaaaaattacGCCAAGCGCATCGAGCCCGTGCGCAGGCAGGGCAACTACCTGCTGTGCTCGCTGCTGCTGGGCAACGTGCTGGTCAACACCACGCTCACCATCCTGCTCGACGACATCGCCGGTTCAGGCCTCGTGGCCGTGGTGGTCTCCACCATCGGCATCGTCATCTTCGGGGAGATCGTGCCCCAGGCCATCTGCTCCCGACACGGCCTGGCTGTAGGGGCCAacaccatcttcctcaccaagttTTTCATGATGATGACCTTCCCCGCTTCTTACCCGGTCAGCAAGCTGCTGGACTGCGTCCTGGGCCAGGAGATAGGCACCGTCTATAACCGGGAAAAACTGCTGGAGATGCTCCGGGTCACCGACCCCTACAACGACCTCGTAAAGGAGGAGCTGAACATCATCCAAGGGGCGCTGGAGCTCCGCACCAAGACAGTGGAGGACGTGATGACTCCCCTCCGGGATTGCTTCATGATCACCGGCGAAGCCATTCTGGACTTCAACACCATGTCGGAGATCATGGAGAGCGGCTACACTCGCATTCCAGTGTTTGAGGGGGAGCGCTCCAACATCGTGGACCTCCTCTTTGTCAAAGACTTGGCCTTCGTGGATCCAGATGACTGTACTCCCCTGAAAACCATCACTAAATTTTATAACCACCCCTTGCACTTTGTTTTCAATGACACCAAGTTGGATGCTATGCTGGAAGAATTTAAGAAAG